One Corynebacterium efficiens YS-314 DNA segment encodes these proteins:
- a CDS encoding DMT family transporter, giving the protein MQSDLLAVLFALASALTIAWGTVVRHGIAVSAPAGSSPMLTAIQKPMWWAGMSTAIIAYGLQVVALSFGPLLLVQPFLVMSLMFTLPLSAAYSKRRMSWAEIMWSTLLTAAVVVVLVLGRPIGGEDQPPIQRWIPALLIGMVVLSGIYQLGARSDKRRRALLQGLVTGAIFGYVSVLSKAVADNFNLGGFSGLFTAWELYALILAATVGTWVQQNAFNAGALRTSLPAMKIGEPIVAFTLGYAVLLERFQAVDWEWIGMGAALAVMVLSTVVLSRKSL; this is encoded by the coding sequence GTGCAAAGCGATCTGTTGGCCGTGCTGTTCGCATTGGCATCAGCCCTCACCATCGCGTGGGGAACCGTGGTCCGGCACGGTATCGCTGTCAGCGCGCCGGCGGGCAGCTCCCCCATGCTCACCGCCATCCAGAAACCGATGTGGTGGGCGGGCATGTCCACCGCCATCATCGCCTACGGCCTGCAGGTGGTCGCCCTGTCCTTCGGCCCCCTCCTGCTGGTCCAGCCGTTTCTGGTGATGTCGCTGATGTTCACCCTCCCGCTGTCGGCCGCCTACAGCAAACGACGCATGTCCTGGGCTGAGATCATGTGGTCCACCCTGCTCACCGCCGCGGTGGTGGTGGTCCTGGTGCTGGGACGCCCCATCGGTGGTGAGGATCAGCCCCCCATCCAGCGGTGGATCCCCGCCCTGCTGATCGGCATGGTAGTGCTCAGCGGGATCTACCAGCTCGGTGCGCGATCCGACAAGCGTCGCAGGGCACTGCTCCAGGGCCTGGTCACCGGTGCCATCTTCGGCTACGTGTCGGTGTTGTCCAAGGCCGTGGCCGACAACTTCAACTTGGGGGGTTTCTCCGGTCTGTTCACCGCGTGGGAGCTCTATGCCCTCATCCTCGCCGCCACCGTGGGCACCTGGGTTCAGCAGAATGCGTTCAATGCCGGCGCCCTGCGCACCTCCCTGCCGGCAATGAAGATCGGCGAACCCATCGTGGCCTTCACCCTGGGTTATGCGGTGTTGCTGGAGCGGTTCCAGGCGGTTGACTGGGAGTGGATCGGAATGGGCGCGGCACTCGCGGTGATGGTCTTATCCACCGTCGTGTTATCCAGAAAGAGTCTGTAG
- a CDS encoding cation diffusion facilitator family transporter, giving the protein MTTPTRGDQTRLPDVVSRATRRGMILAWCTLVYLVIDTIILFLIKGNSQAMQAAWVQDLLGMVPPLAFLIGVKVARRRASPAHPYGYAQSMDIAHLVSGIALTAFGGFLVYESTMTLVGRERPDIGQFTLFGYDLWQGWVMIAFMFITVFPPLILGRLKMEPAKILHSKALFTDARMNRADWMTGVASIAGITGIGLGWWWADAVAAIVISLDILEDGYKNLRSSLTSMMDSVPRSLDSGEPHPIPGLVNARLAELDWVKEVGNRTREEGHVFHVDAFVVPVDASEVTAEDLIEARELCQQLHWKVSDVSVIPVTELSPLLRTETATSEDVAP; this is encoded by the coding sequence ATGACCACTCCCACCCGAGGTGATCAGACCAGGCTGCCGGATGTTGTTTCCCGTGCCACCCGGCGGGGCATGATCCTGGCCTGGTGCACCCTGGTCTATCTGGTGATCGACACGATCATCCTCTTCCTGATCAAGGGTAACTCCCAGGCCATGCAGGCTGCCTGGGTGCAGGACCTGCTGGGGATGGTGCCACCCCTGGCCTTCCTCATCGGGGTGAAGGTGGCACGCCGTCGAGCGTCACCTGCGCACCCATATGGTTACGCCCAGTCCATGGACATCGCACACCTGGTCTCCGGCATTGCCCTGACGGCCTTCGGTGGTTTCCTGGTGTATGAATCCACCATGACACTGGTGGGACGGGAACGACCTGACATCGGGCAGTTCACCCTCTTCGGATATGACCTCTGGCAGGGCTGGGTGATGATCGCCTTCATGTTCATCACCGTCTTCCCTCCCCTGATTCTGGGGCGGTTGAAGATGGAACCCGCGAAGATCCTCCACAGTAAGGCCCTGTTCACCGATGCCCGCATGAATCGTGCGGACTGGATGACCGGGGTGGCCTCCATCGCCGGTATCACGGGTATCGGCCTGGGGTGGTGGTGGGCCGATGCCGTGGCTGCCATCGTCATTTCCCTGGACATCCTCGAAGACGGGTACAAGAACCTCAGAAGCTCCCTGACCTCCATGATGGATTCCGTGCCCAGGAGTCTGGACAGCGGCGAACCGCATCCGATCCCGGGCCTGGTCAACGCCCGCCTGGCTGAACTGGACTGGGTGAAGGAGGTGGGCAACCGCACCCGCGAAGAAGGCCATGTCTTCCATGTGGATGCATTCGTGGTGCCCGTGGATGCCTCGGAGGTCACCGCGGAGGATCTCATCGAGGCCCGCGAACTGTGTCAGCAACTGCACTGGAAGGTCAGCGATGTCTCCGTGATCCCGGTGACCGAACTCTCCCCCCTGCTGCGGACAGAGACCGCCACCAGCGAGGATGTGGCCCCCTGA
- a CDS encoding RNA polymerase sigma factor, with protein MKSPERNDAHVTELALAAGRGDRDALTEFIRETQDDVWRLLAHLGGREIADDLTQETYLRVMSALPRFAARSSARTWLLSLARRVWVDNIRHDMARPRKSHVEYEDTGVTDATNSTIWSEWIDVRTLIDALPAERREALILTQVLGYTYEEAAKIAGVRVGTIRSRVARARADLINATSAPEAYGT; from the coding sequence GTGAAGTCCCCCGAGCGTAACGACGCCCACGTCACGGAGCTGGCCCTTGCCGCCGGACGTGGAGACCGTGACGCCCTCACCGAATTCATCCGCGAAACCCAGGATGATGTGTGGCGCCTGCTGGCCCACCTCGGTGGCCGGGAGATCGCCGATGATCTGACCCAGGAGACCTACCTCCGCGTCATGAGCGCACTCCCCCGCTTCGCGGCCCGCTCCTCCGCCCGCACCTGGCTGCTCTCCCTCGCCCGGCGCGTCTGGGTGGACAACATCCGACACGACATGGCCCGCCCCCGCAAATCTCACGTCGAATACGAGGACACCGGAGTCACCGACGCCACCAACTCCACCATCTGGTCCGAGTGGATCGATGTGCGCACGCTTATCGACGCACTACCCGCCGAACGTCGCGAGGCACTGATCCTCACCCAGGTTCTCGGCTACACCTACGAGGAGGCGGCCAAGATCGCCGGCGTGCGGGTGGGAACAATCCGGTCGCGTGTCGCCCGCGCCCGGGCTGATCTCATCAACGCCACCTCCGCCCCGGAGGCGTACGGGACGTAG
- a CDS encoding aspartate kinase: MALVVQKYGGSSLESAERIRNVAERIVATKKAGNDVVVVCSAMGDTTDELLDLAAAVNPVPPAREMDMLLTAGERISNALVAMAIESLGAEAQSFTGSQAGVLTTERHGNARIVDVTPGRVREALDEGKICIVAGFQGVNKETRDVTTLGRGGSDTTAVALAAALGADVCEIYSDVDGVYTADPRIVPNAQKLERLSFEEMLELAAVGSKILVLRSVEYARAFNVPMRVRSSYSNDPGTLIAGSMEDIPMEEAVLTGVATDKSEAKVTVLGIPDKPGEAAKVFRALADAEINIDMVLQNVSSVEDGTTDITFTCPRSDGPRAMELLKKMQQQGDWTNVLYDDQVGKVSLVGAGMKSHPGVTAEFMEALRDVNVNVELISTSEIRISVLIREDDLDKSAKALHEKFQLGGDEEATVYAGTGR; encoded by the coding sequence GTGGCCCTAGTCGTACAGAAATATGGCGGTTCCTCACTGGAGAGTGCGGAACGCATCCGGAATGTTGCTGAACGGATTGTTGCCACCAAGAAGGCCGGAAATGATGTCGTCGTGGTCTGTTCCGCGATGGGCGACACCACCGATGAACTCCTTGATCTTGCCGCGGCCGTCAACCCGGTTCCACCCGCCCGTGAGATGGATATGCTCCTGACCGCCGGCGAGCGGATCTCGAACGCACTGGTGGCCATGGCCATTGAATCCCTCGGCGCCGAGGCCCAGTCGTTCACCGGTTCCCAGGCCGGTGTGCTCACCACCGAACGTCACGGCAACGCCCGGATCGTGGATGTCACCCCGGGGCGTGTGCGTGAGGCGCTCGATGAGGGCAAGATCTGCATCGTCGCCGGTTTCCAGGGTGTGAACAAGGAAACCCGTGATGTGACCACGCTAGGTCGCGGCGGTTCCGATACCACGGCAGTTGCGCTGGCGGCAGCGCTCGGGGCCGATGTCTGCGAGATCTACTCCGATGTGGATGGTGTCTACACCGCTGATCCCCGCATCGTCCCCAATGCACAGAAGCTGGAGCGCCTCTCCTTCGAGGAGATGCTGGAACTGGCGGCCGTCGGTTCCAAGATCCTGGTGCTGCGCAGCGTTGAGTATGCCCGTGCATTCAATGTTCCGATGCGCGTCCGTTCGTCCTATAGCAATGACCCCGGCACCCTGATCGCCGGTTCGATGGAGGATATTCCTATGGAAGAAGCAGTTCTCACCGGTGTAGCCACCGACAAGTCCGAGGCCAAGGTCACCGTTCTGGGTATCCCCGACAAGCCGGGTGAGGCCGCCAAGGTCTTCCGTGCGCTTGCCGACGCCGAGATCAACATCGACATGGTCCTGCAGAACGTCTCCTCCGTCGAGGACGGCACCACCGACATCACTTTCACCTGCCCCCGGTCCGACGGACCACGCGCCATGGAGCTGCTCAAGAAGATGCAGCAGCAGGGTGACTGGACCAACGTGCTCTACGACGATCAGGTGGGTAAGGTCTCACTCGTCGGCGCCGGCATGAAGTCCCACCCGGGTGTCACCGCCGAGTTCATGGAGGCTCTCCGTGACGTCAACGTCAACGTCGAACTGATCTCCACCTCCGAGATCCGCATCTCCGTGCTCATCCGTGAGGATGACCTGGATAAGTCCGCGAAGGCACTGCACGAGAAGTTCCAGCTCGGTGGCGATGAGGAAGCCACCGTCTACGCCGGCACCGGGCGTTAA
- a CDS encoding aspartate-semialdehyde dehydrogenase, with translation MTTIAVVGATGQVGQVMRTLLEQRDFPADSVRFFASPRSAGRKLDFRGQEIEVEDITQATEESLKGIDVALFSAGGTASKQYAPLFAAAGATVVDNSSAFRKDDEVPLIVSEVNPSAKDNLTKGIIANPNCTTMAAMPVLKPLHEAAGLVKLHVSSYQAVSGSGLAGVETLAKQVSELGDHNVEFVHDGQAADAGDLGPYVAPIAYNVLPFAGNLVDDGSFETDEEQKLRNESRKILGLPDLKVSGTCVRVPVFTGHTLTIHAEFANPITVDQAKELLSAAPGVKLVDVPTPLAAAGIDESLVGRIRQDSTVDDNRGLVFVVSGDNLRKGAALNTIQIAELLVK, from the coding sequence ATGACCACCATCGCTGTTGTCGGCGCCACCGGCCAGGTCGGCCAGGTTATGCGCACCCTTCTGGAGCAGCGCGACTTCCCGGCTGATTCCGTCCGTTTCTTCGCCTCCCCACGCTCCGCCGGTAGGAAGCTCGATTTCCGCGGCCAGGAGATCGAGGTTGAGGACATCACCCAGGCCACCGAGGAGTCCCTCAAGGGCATCGACGTGGCACTGTTCTCCGCTGGTGGCACCGCCTCCAAGCAGTACGCACCGCTGTTCGCCGCCGCCGGCGCAACCGTGGTGGACAACTCCTCGGCCTTCCGCAAGGACGATGAGGTGCCCCTGATCGTCTCCGAGGTCAACCCGTCCGCCAAGGACAACCTGACCAAGGGCATCATCGCCAACCCGAACTGCACCACCATGGCTGCCATGCCGGTGCTCAAGCCGCTGCATGAGGCCGCCGGCCTGGTCAAGCTGCATGTCTCCTCCTATCAGGCGGTCTCCGGTTCCGGTCTGGCGGGTGTGGAGACCCTGGCCAAGCAGGTCTCCGAGCTCGGTGACCACAACGTGGAGTTCGTCCACGACGGTCAGGCAGCCGATGCCGGTGACCTGGGCCCCTATGTCGCCCCGATCGCCTACAACGTGCTGCCGTTCGCCGGCAACCTCGTCGATGACGGTTCCTTCGAGACCGATGAGGAGCAGAAGCTGCGCAACGAGTCCCGCAAGATCCTCGGCCTGCCCGACCTGAAGGTCTCCGGTACCTGCGTGCGCGTGCCCGTCTTCACCGGCCACACCCTGACCATCCACGCGGAGTTCGCCAACCCCATCACCGTGGATCAGGCCAAGGAGCTGCTGTCAGCCGCGCCGGGCGTCAAGCTTGTCGACGTCCCGACCCCCCTCGCCGCCGCCGGCATCGATGAGTCCCTCGTCGGCCGCATCCGCCAGGACTCCACCGTTGATGACAACCGTGGCCTGGTGTTCGTGGTGTCCGGTGACAACCTGCGCAAGGGCGCTGCCCTCAACACCATCCAGATTGCGGAGCTGCTGGTCAAGTAG